A window of Octopus sinensis linkage group LG29, ASM634580v1, whole genome shotgun sequence contains these coding sequences:
- the LOC115226049 gene encoding actin cytoskeleton-regulatory complex protein pan-1-like isoform X2, protein MEGHIILVSDLIKNAAKSNGVCAHINKAFSNDEDDAAGGEPTPVENDKDSGGTGAEAHDSDDDDDEEIGKTSQAGSAATSLNSTDDHHIGSLECREMERMRSYSDTSCHDDDNDTAEVKESEEEVGKREEDGDKREAAMTSQSPPSSPPPPPPSSPPPPLPSSPPRSTGSAPCRRPTCSPPPLPSQAPGTSLPSPSSSPSSPTRPTVSPPAPPPSSSPPPPPNC, encoded by the exons atggaaggacacattatTTTGGTCTCAG atttgaTCAAAAATGCTGCCAAGTCAAATGGGGTCTGTGCTCATATTAACAAGGCCTTcagcaatgatgaggatgacgcgGCCGGAGGAGAGCCCACCCCTGTCGAGAATGACAAGGACAGTGGCGGCACAGGGGCGGAGGCGCATGacagtgatgacgacgatgatgaagagatTGGGAAGACAAGTCAAGCAGGAAGTGCAGCAACTTCGCTGAACTCCACTGATGACCATCACATTGGATCGCTGGAATGCCGAGAGATGGAGAGGATGCGGAGCTACAGTGACACTAGTTGccatgacgacgacaatgatactGCTGAGGTGAAAGAAAGCGAGGAGGAGgtggggaagagagaggaagacggAGATAAGAGAGAGGCTGCTATGACATCACAGTCACCCCcctcatcaccgccaccaccaccaccctcttcaccgccgccaccactaccctCATCGCCACCCCGTTCAACAGGATCGGCACCCTGCCGTCGACCGACCTGCTCCCCTCCCCCACTGCCATCCCAGGCTCCTGGCACATCACTTCCCAGCCCCAGCTCTTCCCCGTCCTCACCCACCCGCCCAACAGTCTCCCCTCCCGCTCCCCCACCTTCAAGCTCCCCGCCACCCCCACCAAACTGTTAA
- the LOC115226049 gene encoding actin cytoskeleton-regulatory complex protein pan-1-like isoform X1 — protein MMMIYKNLMISLLSFSFSFSDLIKNAAKSNGVCAHINKAFSNDEDDAAGGEPTPVENDKDSGGTGAEAHDSDDDDDEEIGKTSQAGSAATSLNSTDDHHIGSLECREMERMRSYSDTSCHDDDNDTAEVKESEEEVGKREEDGDKREAAMTSQSPPSSPPPPPPSSPPPPLPSSPPRSTGSAPCRRPTCSPPPLPSQAPGTSLPSPSSSPSSPTRPTVSPPAPPPSSSPPPPPNC, from the coding sequence atgatgatgatttacaaaaatttgatgatttctttattgtccttttccttttctttttcagatttgaTCAAAAATGCTGCCAAGTCAAATGGGGTCTGTGCTCATATTAACAAGGCCTTcagcaatgatgaggatgacgcgGCCGGAGGAGAGCCCACCCCTGTCGAGAATGACAAGGACAGTGGCGGCACAGGGGCGGAGGCGCATGacagtgatgacgacgatgatgaagagatTGGGAAGACAAGTCAAGCAGGAAGTGCAGCAACTTCGCTGAACTCCACTGATGACCATCACATTGGATCGCTGGAATGCCGAGAGATGGAGAGGATGCGGAGCTACAGTGACACTAGTTGccatgacgacgacaatgatactGCTGAGGTGAAAGAAAGCGAGGAGGAGgtggggaagagagaggaagacggAGATAAGAGAGAGGCTGCTATGACATCACAGTCACCCCcctcatcaccgccaccaccaccaccctcttcaccgccgccaccactaccctCATCGCCACCCCGTTCAACAGGATCGGCACCCTGCCGTCGACCGACCTGCTCCCCTCCCCCACTGCCATCCCAGGCTCCTGGCACATCACTTCCCAGCCCCAGCTCTTCCCCGTCCTCACCCACCCGCCCAACAGTCTCCCCTCCCGCTCCCCCACCTTCAAGCTCCCCGCCACCCCCACCAAACTGTTAA